The following coding sequences are from one Diachasmimorpha longicaudata isolate KC_UGA_2023 chromosome 6, iyDiaLong2, whole genome shotgun sequence window:
- the LOC135163968 gene encoding uncharacterized protein LOC135163968, with amino-acid sequence MQIKDKKAVILGPVNRLGIAFCRELLRNGAGSIIILTDQQSVAMTAVEEINQEFGQKRLIWLPCDISKNELDVAFKEAVNTLGGLDILINNVDLINESDIMKAVDVNVTAVIRSTLLGVQQMGKDLGGRGGIIVNVASIVGFEPLPQLPVYSTTKQAVISFSRSFAQPYHYQRTGVKIIVLSPGVSGSSARECLEILKSPTSTLGSVTVHPQRVETVAHGLVYAIRCAQNGSIWVSEDGQPVYEIKPPDVLPQKQCDTDISDFETLAYHSNQRQREPKKQRGVDNAIRLLSKRAEETTFLLMLYGTNGWWMRGVVRSASRSVGGVIDGSQYSNRLPAVLDWKFISMSRSSRRKCLVGVDNVRNVANFLEKPDAFAGHLFGNNNHRNVVSNSVTLLLFIDSLSEMILRIVWIARMTLPSSWMHAHLPRYRSRVFIERKGVIAMESPITKSRRASAEEKAKELEIIKGLVCGKNVVITGGAAGLGYAFVNHFLQNGAKTVVIMDVDAAAGERAVKAIAKSYGGRKIIFLHADTSNFSQVLDAFKHVSTIVDSIDIVINNAGILDERRWEREIAVNIGGMITVATLAMRFMSKDQGANGGVLVNIAQYFDFTWTAQLPVYTATKYAIIGLSQSLGAPYHYERTGVRVMALCPGLTETALTVDSPNRLLSKFMKADFVKNLEQMPIQTPFIVSEGLMSILKCGDSGSIWAVENGKTPFEISTPHYSTQKRCYKNNFVVSKTVEKVRGRPLREICDSLPAGLTGCA; translated from the exons ATGCAGATTAAGGATAAAAAGGCCGTCATTCTTGGTCCAGTGAACCGATTGGGCATTGCGTTCTGTCGTGAATTGCTCAGAAATGGGGCAGGA AGTATTATCATCCTGACTGATCAACAATCAGTGGCTATGACCGCTGTGGAGGAGATAAACCAGGAGTTTGGACAGAAAAGGCTTATCTGGCTTCCGTGTGACATCTCGAAGAATGAATTGGATG TGGCTTTCAAAGAAGCTGTCAATACTCTTGGCGGACTTGACATTCTCATCAATAATGTCGACCTCATAAATGAATCTGACATTATGAAAGCAGTCGACGTCAACGTT ACCGCTGTCATTCGAAGCACTCTCCTTGGAGTCCAGCAGATGGGAAAGGATCTCGGGGGCAGGGGTGGAATTATTGTTAATGTTGCTTCGATAGTGGGATTTGAACCGTTACCGCAATTACCGGTATATTCGACAACGAAACAGGCGGTTATCAGCTTCAGCAGATCTTTCGCT CAACCTTATCATTACCAAAGAACTGGAGTAAAGATCATAGTCCTCAGCCCCGGAGTTTCAGGATCGTCTGCACGAGAGTGTCTCGAGATCCTCAAATCACCCACATCAACACTGGGGTCGGTAACAGTTCACCCACAAAG GGTGGAGACAGTGGCTCACGGTTTAGTTTACGCAATTCGGTGCGCTCAGAATGGGAGCATCTGGGTGAGTGAGGACGGCCAACCTGTCTACGAGATCAAACCCCCCGATGTTCTGCCCCAGAAGCAATGCGACACCGATATATCCGACTTCGAGACTCTCGCCTA TCACTCTAatcagagacagagagagccgaaAAAGCAGCGTGGAGTTGATAATGCGATACGATTGCTTTCCAAAAGAGCAGAAGAGACC ACATTTTTGCTAATGCTTTATGGGACTAATGGTTGGTGGATGCGAGGGGTTGTCCGGAGTGCATCGAGAAGCGTCGGTGGAGTTATCGACGGTTCTCAATATAGTAACCGGTTGCCGGCAGTTCTAGA ttgGAAATTTATCTCGATGTCCAGAAGCTCTAGGAGGAAATGCCTGGTGGGTGTAGATAATGTCAGAAATGTcgcgaattttctagaaaaaccTGATGCATTTGCAGGCCAC CTATTCGGAAATAATAATCACCGAAATGTAGTCAGCAATTCGgtgacattattattattcatcgaCTCCTTATCAGAAATGATTCTACGAATAGTCTGGATAGCCAGGATGACCCTCCCCTCTTCTTGGATGCACGCGCACTTACCCCGATACCGATCACGCGTCTTCATCGAGAGGAAGGG AGTTATTGCAATGG AATCCCCGATCACCAAGAGTCGTCGCGCCTCCGCCGAGGAAAAGGCGAAAGAACTCGAGATTATTAAAGGTCTAGTCTGTGGAAAGAACGTAGTAATCACCGGTGGTGCAGCTGGACTAGGATATGCATTTGTTAATCATTTTCTTCAGAATGGAGCTAAAACCGTTGTTATCATGGACGTTGACGCAGCCGCTGGGGAACGTGCTGTCAAGGCTATTGCCAAGTCCTATggggggagaaaaattatctttcTCCATGCAGACACATCAAACTTCTCACAAGTACTCG ATGCGTTCAAACATGTCTCGACGATTGTGGATAGTATCGATATCGTCATTAATAATGCAGGTATCCTGGATGAGAGGAGATGGGAACGAGAAATCGCTGTCAACATC GGAGGCATGATAACAGTAGCAACACTTGCGATGCGTTTCATGAGCAAAGATCAAGGTGCCAATGGCGGTGTCCTCGTGAATATCGCTCAGTACTTCGACTTCACATGGACCGCACAACTGCCGGTCTACACCGCAACGAAATACGCAATCATCGGACTTTCGCAGTCACTCGGG GCGCCTTATCACTACGAGAGAACTGGTGTGCGTGTGATGGCTCTCTGCCCCGGGCTCACCGAGACGGCCCTCACTGTCGACAGCCCCAATCGGCTTTTGTCAAAATTTATGAAGGCTGATTTTGTCAAAAATCTTGAGCAAATGCCCATTCAAAC aCCTTTCATCGTCTCCGAAGGATTGATGTCAATCCTGAAATGTGGTGACTCCGGCAGCATTTGGGCAGTGGAAAATGGCAAGACCCCCTTCGAAATTTCAACCCCTCACTACAGCACTCAAAAAAGATGCTACAAGAACAACTTCGTCGTCAGCAAAACCGTTGAGAAAGTCCGAGGACGACCGTTGCGCGAGATATGCGATAGCCTTCCAgctggactcaccggttgtgCGTAA